Proteins from a genomic interval of Medicago truncatula cultivar Jemalong A17 chromosome 3, MtrunA17r5.0-ANR, whole genome shotgun sequence:
- the LOC25490249 gene encoding aldehyde oxidase GLOX, which yields MTHSLFPIHLLIPLIIIISTTFTIPSPAIAAGGQWQLLQNNIGIVAMHMQLLHNDRVIIFDRTDFGFSNLSLPNGRCRVNPQEQAVKNDCTAHSLEYDVFSNTFRPLFIQTNIWCSSGSVNPNGTLIQTGGFNDGDRSVRTFNPCPNCDWQEFNASLSARRWYATNHKLPDGRQIIIGGRRQFNYEFYPKKDATAKNTYSLPFLVQTNDASAENNLYPFVFLNVDGNLFIFANNRAILFDYNSNKVVKTYPTIPGGDPRSYPSSGSAALLPLRNLQNPLVEAEVMICGGAPKGSYEKTLQGSFIGALNTCGRLKITDPNPSWVMETMPGGRVMSDMILLPNGDVLLINGAAVGSAGWESGRNPVLNPFLYKPNSLVGSRFQLQKPSDIPRMYHSTAVLLRDGRVLVAGSNPHVNYNFTRLFPTELRLEAFSPSYLELGFNDVRPIMVFPAPQSQTKLKYAQKLKVRFQVKATLMKNMVSVTMYAPSFNTHSFSMNQRLLVLDELSSSKNVVGESTSTYQVEVAIPNSPILAPPGYYLLFVVHQEVPSQGVWVQLL from the exons ATGACTCATTCACTTTTCCCCATTCATCTTCTTATCCCTCTCATTATTATAATATCAACCACCTTCACCATTCCATCTCCAGCTATAGCCGCTGGTGGACAATGGCAGCTCTTACAAAACAACATTGGCATTGTAGCCATGCATATGCAATTACTACACAACGACCGTGTCATCATTTTTGACCGTACAGATTTTGGCTTCTCAAACTTATCTTTACCCAACGGTAGATGCCGTGTTAACCCACAAGAGCAAGCTGTGAAAAATGATTGCACTGCTCACTCCCTTGAATATGACGTCTTTTCTAATACATTCCGACCACTCTTCATCCAAACCAACATCTGGTGTTCCTCCGGTTCCGTCAATCCCAACGGAACTCTTATCCAAACCGGTGGTTTCAACGATGGAGACCGTAGCGTTAGAACCTTCAATCCATGTCCAAATTGTGATTGGCAAGAATTCAACGCCAGCCTCTCAGCCAGAAGATG GTATGCGACCAATCACAAGCTACCAGATGGAAGACAAATTATCATTGGAGGAAGAAGACAATTCAACTATGAGTTTTATCCAAAGAAAGATGCTACAGCAAAGAACACATACAGTTTACCATTTCTTGTACAAACAAATGATGCAAGCGCTGAGAACAATCTTTACCCGTTTGTTTTTCTCAATGTAGATGGAAATCTTTTCATCTTTGCAAATAACCGTgctattttgtttgattataaCAGCAACAAGGTTGTTAAAACGTACCCTACAATACCAGGTGGAGATCCTAGAAGTTATCCTAGTTCAGGTTCTGCGGCTTTGCTTCCTCTAAGAAACTTACAAAACCCTTTAGTTGAAGCTGAGGTAATGATTTGTGGTGGAGCTCCAAAAGGTTCTTATGAAAAAACATTACAAGGTAGTTTTATCGGAGCTTTGAATACATGTGGTCGGCTAAAAATAACCGACCCGAATCCGAGTTGGGTTATGGAAACTATGCCAGGTGGAAGAGTTATGAGTGACATGATTTTACTTCCTAACGGCGACGTTTTGTTGATTAATGGTGCAGCTGTGGGGTCTGCTGGTTGGGAATCGGGTCGTAATCCGGTTTTGAATCCGTTTCTTTATAAACCAAATAGTTTAGTTGGGTCAAGATTTCAGTTACAAAAACCTTCTGATATTCCACGAATGTACCATTCAACTGCTGTTTTGCTACGAGACGGTAGGGTTCTTGTTGCCGGTAGCAACCCTCATGTAAATTACAATTTTACTCGTTTGTTTCCAACTGAACTTCGGTTAGAAGCGTTTTCACCTTCGTATTTAGAGTTGGGATTCAATGATGTGCGTCCTATAATGGTGTTTCCTGCACCCCAATCACAAACGAAATTGAAATACGCTCAAAAATTGAAGGTTCGGTTTCAAGTGAAGGCAACATTGATGAAAAACATGGTGTCAGTGACAATGTATGCACCGTCTTTTAACACGCATTCTTTCTCAATGAATCAAAGGTTGTTGGTGCTTGATGAATTGAGTAGTAGTAAAAATGTTGTTGGAGAATCGACATCAACATACCAAGTTGAAGTGGCAATACCAAATTCACCCATTCTTGCACCTCCGGGATATTATTTACTATTTGTGGTCCATCAAGAAGTTCCAAGTCAGGGTGTTTGGGTCCAACTACTCtaa
- the LOC25490252 gene encoding U3 small nucleolar RNA-associated protein 14 homolog A, with protein MVDGILTSASKPSYELPSQEELIRQAFAGDDIEDDFEKDKQEILNEENPLLLPGWGQWTDIQQKKGLPSWMVKEHENARRKREEALKKRKDAQLKNVIISEKSSKKAEKLQTRTVPYPYTSKDVFHQSMRMPIGPESNPATSFGPLTRPEVVKKPGVIIKPIEFEEVNPYDKPGQQSVKNKKLNRI; from the exons ATGGTGGATGGAATTCTGACTTCTGCATCTAAACCATCTTATGAACTTCCATCTCAAGAGGAGCTCATTCGACAAGCTTTTGCTGGGGATGATATAGAAGATGATTTTGAAAAGGATAAGCAGGAAATCCTCAATGAAGAAAATCCTCTATTACTTCCTGGTTGGGGCCAATGGACTGATATACAACAAAAGAAAGGTTTACCTTCCTGGATGGTCAAAGAACATGAAAATGCCCGGAGAAAAAGGGAAGAAGCTCTCAAAAAGAGAAAGGATGCGCAGTTAAAAAATGTGATCATCTCTGAGAAATCAAGCAAGAAG GCTGAGAAACTCCAAACAAGAACGGTGCCTTATCCTTATACTTCCAAAGATGTCTTTCATCAGAGTATGCGCATGCCCATTGGACCTGAATCTAACCCGGCGACCTCATTTGGACCTCTTACTCGACCTGAA GTGGTGAAGAAACCAGGTGTTATTATAAAACCGATAGAATTTGAGGAAGTGAACCCTTACGATAAACCAGGGCAACAGAGCGTTAAGAACAAGAAGTTGAATAGAATCTAA
- the LOC112416091 gene encoding uncharacterized protein C57A7.06, translated as MAEKKRKERGDANRHTGKKKSKRTSDNQRKKTCPRLPSSLKKEIEHLNPTPVDVNEIDSDVYEYEEELPEEESSKNKRYDPVSVNDNNDLSSDFEDVNVQSDDDGNNIIGIKRNEIVSDDDSREEDDGRHERMVKLNIRLLRLREPFDESEYNSSHDVVEGDGHISIEDLLNTLQDAPEHSRLRLRNQQIENSSRTVHAPLPKADQAKVERKVAYEISKKQVTRWQSIIQRNREALTVYFDEKIDLGFSTIGAIASEFKPITEFEGKMAALVHHHKVIEVHNNDGVSLLDLDDKVTIEDKKDMQNRAAKLRSQNQAAKLQSLLFLHEMKAKRVKKIKSKTYRLLKKNRLKAKSSQLEMDPEAANEYAMKQECQRAEERMTLRHKQKSPWLQRKMQRGLDKQDIGTCAAVNEHFQRHEELIRKMYNMDSSSSDDSTYEEDNENTADSDLDKANNILRKAKQKTVEVLEEDDKMPNSGLPSLPFYDAWIGEKKRSNY; from the exons ATGGCAGAGAAGAAGCGAAAGGAGAGAGGCGACGCCAACCGTCACACCGGAAAAAAGAAGTCGAAGAGGACTTCCGACAATCAACGGAAGAAAACCTGTCCTCGATTGCCTTCATCATTGAAAAAAGAGATCGAACACTTAAACCCTACCCCCGTCGATGTCAATGAAATCGACAGCGACGTTTACGAATACGAAGAAGAACTACCCGAGGAAGAGTCCAGCAAGAATAAACGTTACGACCCTGTATCTGTCAATGATAATAACGACCTTTCTTCTGATTTTGAG GATGTGAATGTACAATCTGATGATGACGGCAACAATATTATTGGAATTAAGAGGAATGAAATTGTTTCTGATGATGATTCTCGGGAGGAAGATGATGGGAGACATGAAAGGATGGTAAAACTAAATATCCGTCTGCTCAGGCTGAGGGAGCCTTTTGATG AGTCTGAATATAATTCTAGTCATGATGTTGTGGAAGGTGATGGACATATTAGTATTGAGGATCTCCTTAATACTCTTCAAGACGCTCCTGAACATTCAAGACTTCGGTTAAGAAATCAACAAATTGAGAATAGTTCTAGAACTGTTCATGCACCACTTCCAAAGGCAGATCAAGCAAAGGTAGAAAGGAAGGTGGCGTATGAAATATCAAAGAAACAAGTCACAAGGTGGCAATCCATTATTCAGAGAAATAGGGAGGCTCTTACTGTGTACTTTGATGAAAAGATAGATCTAGGGTTTTCAACTATAGGAGCTATAGCTTCTGAATTTAAACCCATAACTGAATTTGAGGGGAAAATGGCTGCACTTGTTCATCATCACAAAGTTATTGAAGTTCATAATAACGATGGTGTTAGTCTTCTTGATTTGGACGACAAG GTTACTATAGAAGATAAGAAGGATATGCAAAACCGGGCTGCTAAATTGCGGAGCCAAAACCAGGCTGCTAAATTGCAGAgccttctttttcttcatgaaATGAAGGCAAAGCGTGTTAAAAAGATAAAGTCCAAAACATATCGtttgttaaagaaaaatagattGAAAGCAAAGTCTTCTCAATTGGAAATGGATCCGGAAGCTGCTAATGAATATGCCATGAAACAAGAATGCCAGAGGGCGGag GAACGCATGACTCTGAGACACAAACAAAAAAGTCCATGGCTTCAGCGTAAAATGCAACGTGGTTTAGATAAGCAGGACATAGGAACTTGTGCTGCCGTGAATGAACATTTTCAAAGACACGAGGAACTGATTAGAAAAATGTATAACATGGACAGTAGCAGCAGTGATGATAGCACTTATGAAGAGGATAATGAGAATACCGCTGATTCTGATCTGGATAAGGCAAACAATATTTTGcgaaaagcaaaacaaaagacGGTAGAAGTGCTGGAGGAAGATGATAAAATGCCTAACTCGGGATTGCCATCCTTACCTTTTTAtg ATGCGTGGAttggagaaaagaaaagaagcaaCTATTAA